TCGTCAATAACGCGGGGTATGGTCACGAGGGCACGCTCGAAGAGTCTTCGCTCGATGAACTGCTGCATCAGTTCAACGTGAACGTATTTGGCGCCGTTGCAATGATCAAGGCTGTCTTGCCGTCCATGCGCATGCGCCGAACCGGTCACATCATCAACATGACATCGATGGCGGGCCTCACGACGTTTCCCGGCATCTCGTACTACAGCGGCAGCAAGTTTGCCCTCGAAGGAATTTCCGAGTCGCTGGCGCAGGAAGTTCGCGGCTTCGGTATCAGCGTGACGGCCGTCGCGCCGGGTTCGTTTCGCACCGATTGGGCGGGCCGCTCGATGGTGCGCTCTGAACGCAGCATCGCAGATTACGACGCCGTGTTCGATCCCGTTCGCCAGGCCCGCCAGGCGAAGGACGGCAGACAGGCGGGCGACCCGGACAAGGCTGCGCGCGTGCTGCTGGATCTCGTCGAACATCCCGATCCGCCCGTCCACCTCCTGCTTGGTAGCGATGCGTTGAGTGTTGTGCGACGTAAGCTATCCACGATGCAAACGGCGATCGACGCGTGGGAAGACGTAAGCCGATCAACTGACTTTTCGTAGGCTGTGCGTTGTCGGTTGCGCCCGCAAGCAGCAAGGCGACCGTCAAGCTTCATCGCCATCGCTAACGGCTTTCGTCGAGAACGATCCAGCTGACCGTGGCTAGCTCGCCGTTGACACCCAACGCGCTCAATACGCGGCGCGCAGCGCTTCATCGGCAACAGCGAGCCGCGACGCAATCGTCTTGATCAGAAAGCGGTGAAACTGCTGTGCGGTGACGGGATCTTCACGTTCGAGCGCGAGCAGTGTGGGCACCGACAAACGGTGAACGCGCGTGGGCGTTTCGGCGATCACATCGGCGCTTCGTGTGGTCTGCGTGTACACGGCCATTTCGCCGACCACCGTGCCGGGGCCGAACGAGCGCAGCCGCACGAGCCGGCCGTCGGGCAGCGGCAGCGAAACGGCGACGCGTCCGCGCTCGACGATATAAAGCGCGTCACCCGGCTCGCCGCGCAAAAACAGGTGCTGACCTGCGTCGAGATCGCGTACTTCGAGGCACTCGCACAGTCTTTCCAGTGCAGGGGGCGTGAAATGCGGAGCGAGTGTCGTGCGGAAATTCTGTTCCCCCGATGGCTGCACGGCGGAACCCGATCCGAGCAGCGTGTCTTCGATCCATTCGAGACCCGCATCGAGCGTGGCGAATTCGTGTATCCGCAAGTTCAGCGTACCCGTCCTCACGAGCAAACTGCGTGAGCGCGCGGGCAATGCGGTGAGCACGAGGTCGGCGCCCGATGTTGCGCACAGTTGCCGCAGCTTCACAAAAGCGATCGATACCGACGCATCCATACCGTTGGTCGATGCGAAGTCGAGCACGATGTAGCGCACGGGTACGGCATCTTTTGCTTCGAGCCGTTCGCGCACGCGTTGCAGAATCGAATTTGCGGTGCCGAAGAACAGAAAGCCCTGCAGGCACATCCCGCATAGCTGCGTGCCGAGTTCGCGCAAACGCGCGGCATCTTCGATACTGCGCTCGACTGTCGAGGTGCGCGTGGTCGCATCGAATGCCATGCGCACGCAGCTAACGCGTCCGTACAGCAGCGTGAACATCACACACGCGGCAATGACGCCCGCGATCACGCCCGCAACGACGCCATAGAGCGCCACGACGGCAAGCATGCCGGGCACGAGCGCGTACTCGTACCAGTTGAGCTTTGCATACGCACCGACCAGCCATTGCATCAGCAGCCGCAGCCCCATGAAAAGCTGCAGCCCGACCAGCACGGGGACGGGAAAGAGCGCCACCAGATCGGGCGATACCATGAGCGCAACAAGGCACGCTAGCGCCGCGAATACGCCCGCCATGCGGCTCGTCGCGCCAGCGCGCGCATTGAGCATCGAGCGGTTGTACGACTGATAGCCGACCATCCCGCCCAGCAACCCGCTCGCGATGTTGGCAAGGCCCGCCGCGCGCATTTCGCGGTTCAGGTCGACATCCTCGCCTGTTGCCGCGCCGATGGCCGTCGAGTTCATCAGGATCGTGATCGCCGACGCAGACGTCACGACGAGCGTCTCCGGCAGATGCGCCGCGATCGCGGCCCAGTCGATTGCACCATTCGCGAGCGGTGCGGGCATATGCATATCCGGGAAGAAGTGCAGCTTCACATGCGGCAGCAGCAGGCCCATGTTGCGCGCATCGTCGATGGAGAGCCCGGCGAAGTGCAGCGACAGATAGAACAGCACGACCCCGCACGCGAGCACGAACGGCAGCGCGGCAATGTGCTGCCGGCCGCGCGTGAAAACGGTTGTGAGCACGCCGATGAACAGCGCCGGCATCCACGCGAGCCAGTGCAGATGCGTGAGCAGGGGCAGGGTGTGCCACTGCGGCGACTGGCCCGTCAACACGCGGAATGCGCCCGCCAGTAGCAGATAACCGGTGCCCGCCAGAAATCCGCCGACCACGGGATACGGCAGGAACTGCAATGAACGGCTGCGCTTTGACGAACCGATCGCGTACAGCACGATGCCCGTCATCACCGAACACAGCGCGATGGCGATCAGTACAGTCAGAAGAATGGTTTGCGGCGAGCCGCCGTCGGCACGCACGCTGCTCGCGACGCCTGCCGCCACGCCCGCGAGAAATGCCGTCGCGTTGCTGTCCGGCCCGGCGATATTCAGGCGCATCGAACTGGTCAGCGCGATCACCAGTGCCGTGACGATGCAGCTGACCAGCGCGGTAGGCACGCCGAGTTCGGCGTAGCGCGCGAGGTCCGCGCTGAAGATCAGCGTGCCCAGGCTCATTGCGTAGCAGAGCATGACGAGCGTCGAGACGGCGCCCGCCGTCAGGTCGCCGAGCAGGCCGACGGTCGTCATGCGCGGTGCGGCAGCGCTTGCAGACTCGGACGCGGAACCTGTGGCACCTGGCTTCACGGCGCTCCCCCGGAACGCGCGGCGCCGGGCACAAGCGGGCGACCGCGCGATTCAGTATCCGCCGCCCGTCTCGCGACTGTCAAACCGTCGGCACGCGAGCGCCGGCCCCCGGATTTTCATGCTGATTCGAACGTCGGCTTCACTGAGCTATCGGACCTTCACGCGCTGATCCTGTCCGGCACCTCAGGATGTGTGCGCCGACGTCAGATTGAGTGCCAACGCTTGCGCCACTTCGATGCCGTCGATGGCCGCCGAATAGATACCACCCGCATATCCCGCGCCTTCGCCGGCCGGATACAGACCGTCGACGTTCATGCTTTGGAAATCGTCTTTGCGTCGAATCCGCAGCGGTGACGACGTGCGCGTCTCCACGCCGGTGAGCACTGCATCGTGCATCGCGAAACCTGCGATCTTCTTATCCATCTGCGGGAGCGCTTCACGGATTGCTTCGATCACGTAGTCGGGCAGCGCGGTGCTGAGATCGGTCGGGCGCACGCCCGGCTTGTACGACGGCACCACCGCGCCAAGCGACGTCGACGGCCGGCCGGCGATAAAGTCTCCGACCAGTTGACCCGGCGCGTGGTAATCGCCGCCGCCGAGTTCGAATGCGCGCTCTTCCCATTTGCGCTGGAACGCGATGCCGGCCAGCGGGCCGCCGGGATAGTCTTCCGGCGTGATGCCGACGACGATACCCGCATTCGCGTTGCGCTCGGCCCGGGAATACTGGCTCATGCCGTTGGTGACCACGCGGCCCGGCTCGGAGGTCGCCGCGACCACCGTGCCGCCAGGGCACATGCAAAAGCTGTAGACGGCTCGTCCATTACTGCAGTGATGGACCACCTTGTAGTCAGCCGCGCCGAGTTGCTTGTGGCCCGCAAACTTGCCGAAGCGGCTGCGATCGATCACCCCCTGCGGATGCTCGATACGAAACCCCAGTGAAAAAGGCTTCGCTTCCATATAAACGCCGCGATCGTGCAGCATCTGGAAGGTGTCGCGCGCGCTGTGGCCCACGGCCAGCACCACATGATCGCACCGCAACGTTTCGCCATTCGATAGCTTGAGCGAGCGCACCTTGCCCTGATCGATTTCGATGTCCTCGACCCTGGTTTCGAAGCGCACTTCGCCCCCCAGTTCCTCGATGTTGGCGCGCATTTTTTCCACCATGCTGACGAGGCGGAAAGTGCCGATGTGCGGCCGGCTCAGATACAGGATGTCGTCCGGCGCGCCCGCCTTGACGAATTCCTCGAGCACCTTGCGGCCATAGTGGTTCGGATCCTTGATCTGGCTGTATAGCTTGCCGTCGGAAAACGTTCCGGCCCCGCCTTCGCCGAACTGCACATTGGATTCCGGGTTCAGTACGGACTTGCGCCACAGGCCGAACGTGTCCTTGGTGCGCTCGCGCACGGCTTTGCCGCGTTCGAGGATGATCGGACGGAACCCCATCTGCGCGAGGATAAGTCCTGCGAACAGGCCGCACGGCCCCATGCCGATCACGACCGGGCGCAGGGAATCTGTGTGCTCGGGAGCCTTTGCGACAAAGTGGTACGCCATGTCTGGCGTCGGTCCGCAATGCGGCTTGCCGGCCATCCGCTTGAGCGCGGCCGCTTCGTCCTTGACTTCGACATCGACGATATAGGTCAGCTTGATGTCGGAGCGCTTGCGTGCGTCGTGCGCACGGCGGAATACGGTGTAACGGAGGAGCCCGTCTGCCGGCACGCCGAGATCCGCGAGGCGCGCGCGAATCGCGGCTTCGAGATCGCTCTCGGGATGGTCGAGCGGGAGTTTGACTTCGCTTAGACGTAGCATGAGTACTGAAATGTGATCACCACGGAATCGTGGCGGTGTTGAAACAGGTGGAGACCGGGCGGCGTTGTTCGCTACGTGGGCATCCCGGATGCAGAACTTCCATCGGCCGAAAAAGCTGTACGCGGGACTGCAAACTGACCAGGCCGGACAACTCAAGCAACTTCACGATGAGAAACTGAAGCGAGCATGTGTGGGGAAGGTCGTTCCGCCCCGAAGTCATCATCAGGCAAGCACGCGACCGGACGTACGATGACCGGGAGCACATGAAAGGGGCAAGCCTGGACGCCGAAACCCCGTGCCTCATAGACGCTGACGCGTCGCGCAAACCCCGGCCAGGCCGGGCACCCGGAAAATTTCGGGGAAATTCGACGGGTGACCCGTCGTTCCGGCTGCTTTCCGCCACCACGTCTCCAGCCCACCATTATAGCGGTGCGAGCGGGTGGCTTGTGCGAAGCCATACCCTGCGGGCGTGGCCGCGCCCATTGTTCGAGTTGACCAGCCTGAGCGCCTGTATATGCGTCGCGCAAAACACAGCCGCCAGAGGCAAAGGATCATAGCGACGTTCTACGCACAGTGTCGCTTTCCGGGGCGTAGGTCGAGTCTGTAGTTGGCTCATCAGGAGCGGCGCGGGAAGGAGTCCGCCGAGCCATCAGGCATGGCAGCGCGCTTCTGTCAAAATAACGCTCGGCCGTTTCGCTGACGCACCGTCGGCAGCGCCTCACAACTGAGCTTCCCGTCATGCGCATCTTCGGAATCAGCCTTTACGTCATCATCGCCCTGTTCTTTGCGGTGCATGCCGTGCGCAACCAGCAGAACATGTACTGGCTGCTGATCCTGTTTCTTTTCCCTGGCCTTGGTAGCGCGGTCTACTTCTTTGTCATTTACTTGCCCTCCCTGCGCCAGTCGCGTGGGGCGAGGACGGCAACGAGGGCCATTTCGCAGTTTGTCGATCCCAACCGGGCGGTGCGCGAGGCGCGCACGGATTTCGATCGCGCGCCGACCGTCGCGCATCGTATGCGTCTGGCTGCAGCGCTGCTCGACGCAGGAAATGCCGCCGAAGCCCTGGAGCATTATCAGGCAGCCGCCAGTGGGCCATTCTCATCCGATCCGGCTCTGCTACTGGGGCTGGCGCGTGCGCAGTTTGCCAACGGCAATGCTGCGGCCACGCTGGACGCACTGGAAAAGCTGTTCGCCGCCGATCCTCTCGCCCGCCGGCAGCCGGAGCCTGCCTTGCTGTACGCACGAACGCTGGCCGCGCTTGGCGCGCCGGGCACGCGTGCCGCGTTCGATATTGCGCTCGCGAGCGCAAGCGACGCCGCACCGCGTTGCCTGTACGCCGATTGGCTGGCCGGGCAGCCCGACGAGGCCGACCGCCAGCGTGCGCGCGAACTTTACGCTGAGATCGTTCACGATGCCAGGCATTGGCCACGCCACGCCCGCGAACATAACAGCGAGTGGCTGCAACGGGCCCAAGCCGCCCTAAGCCGATAATCCACGGGCGACCTTCGCAAGCGACGGGATGTGGGCATTCGGGCGTCTGTCCGCCCGAAAGAAGCGGCCATTCAAATTGTGGGACGGAAGGCGCTTCATCGGGTAAAGGCGACGGGTGGTGGCCCTGACTGCGCCACGCGGAAGCGTTCACGTAAGCGGTCATGCGGGTGCGGATGACTTATCGAATGGCTCCCGTCGGTAAACGCCGCAGGCTGCCCGATCTTTCGCGCCGTCCCCGGCGCGCCTGCTCCACGCAGCTGACCCAGATGGTGCGCGACCATCTCATCGGCGTGGAGACCGGGATTCGCGATCTGACGCGGATTCGAGAGGCGCTTTGCGAACTCAGCTTGCTCCGGCCGCACGGCTTGGCTCATCAGCACGCGACCTGGAACCCAAACGGTCACCGAAAATCCATCGAGACAACATGAAGGAGCAGAAAATGGGCATGGTCGTCAACAGCATTGCTTACCGGGCCGGTCAACGCCTGGGCGACGTCACCATCGATGACATCAGCGAGGTGTTGAAAGAGCCGGACACCTTCGTCTGGGTGGGCATCTGGGAACCTGACGACGAATTTCTGCGCAAGATCCAGGAGGAGTTCAGCCTGCATGACCTTGCCATCGAGGACGCGCTCCAGGCACACCAACGGCCCAAGATCGAGGCGTACGGCGATTCGCTCTTTATCGTGGTCAAGACCGCGCAACTCATAGATGGCGAAGTGCAGTACGGCGAGACTCACCTGTTTGTAGGGACAAACTTCCTCGTCACGGTTCGACACGGCGCCTCGTCAAGCTATGCCGCAATTCGTACGCGTGTCGAGGAGAATCCGAAGCTGCTGAGCAAGGGTCCAGGATTCGCGCTGTATTCGATACTCGACTTCGTGGTCGATAACTACGTGCCTATCGTCAGCCGGTTCGAGGAGGAACTCGACCGCATCGAGTCGGACATGTTCAAGTCCGACTTTGACCAGGTGGCAGTTGCGAAGCTATACGAGCTTCGGCGCCATCTCCTCAAACTGCGGAATGCCGCAGTTCCGATGGACGACATTTGTAATCAACTCATCCGGTTCCATGAAGATATTGTTCCGAAGGAATTGCGAGCTTATGTGCGCGATGTCCAGGATCACGCGCATCAGATAACGACCATCACGGACGACATGCGCGAGATGCTGACTAACGCCATGCATGTCAATCTGGCGCTCGTGTCTGTGAGGCAGAACGAGGTCGTCAAGCGACTGGCCGGGTGGGGCGCTATCCTCGCGGTTCCAACGGTGATCTTCAGCCTGTATGGGATGAACTTCGAGAGCATGCCCGAACTGAAAACTGCCTGGGGCTATCCGGTGACATTGTTTGTCACGGCTGCGGGTTGCCTTGTGCTGTTTCGGAAACTCAAGTACGAGCGTTGGTTGTGAAAGTCACTCTATCTGACCGAGGATGTTCGAACATATCGCGTGGGGCGACATAGACAGAGCGTGCAGACGGTAGCAAGCGATTGATTGATTGGACACGCGCTCAGTGCGGTACGTCAAACCCGATCGCACCCAAGCCAACGTCGCACAAAGCTCACGACAAGTCCACTTGCGCCTGCTTCGCCGTAACCAACCGGGCACAACACGGCACAAGACAAAGCAGAGCAGCCAACATCCAGAACGCCCCCGGCAGTCCCACTCCATTCGCAACAAACCCCACACCCGCCGGGCCGACGAGATTCCCCGCATAACCGGTCGTCGTGATCGCGACGACAGCGAGCGCCGATGGCATCGCGCGTTGCGAGCCCGCCTGGCGAAACAGCACTGGCACCACGTTCGATGCGCCAAGACCGATCAACAAAAAGCCTGCCATCGCAATCGCAGCGCCCGGGGCGGTCAACAGAACAACAAAGCCGCCCATCGCTACCCATCCACCCCAGAACACCATGGCGCGGTCTCCGACGCGTGCGGTCACCGCGTCGCCGCCCAGACGGCCGGCCGTCATCGCAACCGAGAAAATCATGTAGCCCACTCCGCCCTGCGCTGCAGCCACCAGTCCAGCGCCCGTGATCAGCAGCGCGCTCCAGTCGAGCAGTGCGCCTTCGACAAGAAACGTAATCGCTGTGAGACCGGCAAGCACCAGCACGATGCCGCGTGGCGCGACGAATAGCGGACCTTCTTTCGCGTGTGCCGTTTCGATCAGCCGTGACCTTGCATAGGCGATCGCGCCGAGCATCAGTACGGCGCATAGCAACGTGCTTTCGAGCGGGCCGATGTGCATCGAAAGAAGAAAGGTCATCACCATCGATCCCGCAAAGCCACCGATGCTGAACAGCGCGTGAAACCCCGACATCAATGGCCGGCCCTCCGCCCGCTCGACATCGATCGCGTGGATATTCATCGCGACGTCGAGCGAACCGAGCGACGCGCCGAACGCGAGCAAAGCAATACCCAGTGTGAGCGGTGTGCTGACAACGGTCAGAAACGGGAGGACCACGGCCAGGGCGAATCCTGCCACGACGATGATCGGCTTGCTGCCGTATCGCGCGCTGAGCGCGCCTGTGATCACCATCGCGATGACCGATCCGAGGCCGAGGCAAAGCAGCAACAGGCCGAGCACGCCGTCATCGACGCCAAGCCGCTGCTTGGCGAAGGGCACGAGCGGCGCCCAGCACGCGACACCGAATCCGGCCACGAGGAAGGCAAGGCGCGTCGCGAGTCGGGCTGCGGGGCGGTCGAACGTCATTGTCACGGGTGTCCTGAATGAGTTGGCCGCGCGCTCACAGGCTGGCGGGCGGATCGGCCTTTACAACCGATGGGCCGGATTTCGACAAGGCCGTACGCTCCGCGCGCGGCAGGTCGTGTTCGACGATCACGCATTCGATCGCCTTGAGCGTGGCGACCCGATGAGGCGCGCGCGCATTGAACTTGTCGGTAAGCGCGAGTACCACGCTGTGCTCGCTGGCCGCAAGGACCGCGCGTTTGAACGTCGCGTCGGCGAGACCGAATGCGCTGATCCCGCTCTTCGGCGATATCGCGCACGAGCCGATGAAGCATCGGTCGATATTCAACTGGGCGATGGCCTCCACCGCGCTCGCGTCGACGCATCCGCCCACGGCCGTATCGACCGATCCACCGATCATGATGAGCTGCAGATCGGAGCGGCGAAGCACGGCAGCGGCGATGTCGACGGAATTGGTCGCCACGGTGAGTTCGCTTTCCTCTGGCAACACGTCGACGAGCGCGAGATTGGTGCTGCCGCTGTCGAGGAACAGGAGTTCGCCGGATTGAATCAGCGGCACGGCTGAACGAGCCAGCGCCGACTTCCGCTCGCGTGCCAGATCCATGCGGGCCGCCATTGGTGCGGATGCGGGCGTGATCGGCAACGCGCCGCCATAGACCCTGCGGCAGCGGCCTTCCGATGCCAGCGCGCGGAGGTCGCGACGGATCGCGTCTTCCGAAATATTGAATTCAGCAGCGAGCGCGGCGGCGACGACAGGCTGGCCTTGGGCGAGCCGGTTCGCGATCTCGTCGCGTCGTGCGAGGGGGATGTCGTCGTTCATGTCCGAATGATATCGTGCATGAACGAGAATGTAAACGTGCATAAACGTGCATTATTCGTTCAACGCTTCGCGATGAAAAAAAGCCGGCGTCGCTATTGCGACGCCGGCTCCTCGGAAATGTCGAGCCGCAAATTCTGATCCGCGTTCTATTTCATCATGGGATTCGAAGCTTCCGCACGATCGGCCTGACGATCGACATCGAGCGCATCAGGACGCCGGCCTTCATACGCATCGTCAAGCAACCGGCGGATCGCATCGGGCTCCAGCGGCCGTGGATTCGGATAAGCCGACAACAGCGACGCCGCCGCAACGCGGTCGAGATCGGCGTGTGTCACACCGAGCGATTTCAACGAAGTCGGCGCGCCCAGCCGTTGCGCAAGATCGAACAGACCCTGCGCCGCATCATCCGCGTTCAGCGCCTTCGCAATGCGGTCCATTGCGGCAGGCGCGGCCGCCGCGTTGTACGCGACGGCATGTGGCAGCACGACCGTATGCGTTTCCGCGTGCGGCAGATTCAAAATACCGCCCAGCGTATGGCACAGCTTGTGATGCAAGCCGACGGACGTTGTCGCGAGTACAGAGCCCGCCAGCCACGCGCCGTAAAGGCATGCGTGGCGCGCTTCAAGATCGATGGACTCTTCGACGATCCTGGGCAGACCTTCACCCAGCGCGCGTATGCCTTCTCTCGCCATCAACGACGTGATGGGATTGGCGTCGTCCGCGTACAGGGCTTCGACGCAATGCGCAATCGCGTTGATGCCGCTTGTCGCACTCAGGCGTGTGGGCAATGTAAGCGTCAGCAGCGGATCGTAAATGACGACGCGCGGCAGCACACGCAGATCGCGGCCCGTCTTCTTTTCCCCGCGCTCGGTGATGCCGTAAATCGGCGTCATTTCCGAACCGGCGTAGGTGGTCGGCACCGCGATGACAGGCAAGCCCGATTCGAGCGCGATCGCTTTTGCGAGTCCGATTGCGGAACCGCCGCCCACGGCGACGACGCAATCCGCGCCGATGAACTGTGAGCATTCACGCGCTTCGCGAGCGATCTCGATTGGCACGTGCATGACGGCCTTGGGAAACACGCCGGCGCAGCGCCCGCCTAGCTGATCGACGACGGCATCGGCCAGGCCGCGCTGCTCGGGCGTGCAGACAAGCAGTGCATGATTGACGCGCAGCGTGCGCAACTCGTCGGCGAGTTTGTCGAGGCTGCCTGCACCGAATACCACGCGCCCCGAGAGTGGGGCATAAACGAATGAATCTGCTCGCATCGCAATTCCTTTGAGGTGAGGCTCAATCAGCGCTGCGTTGACGCCGCGCCATGAGCGAGAAGAAATCGTTCCATCAGGCTGAGCGTTGCCGCGGGCGTTTCGACGTGCGGGTAGTGTCCCGTTCCCGCCATCACGTCGAGCTGCGCGCGGCGATACCATTGCAGCGTGGATTGCCGCGCGACATGTTCGGATTGCGTCGGGTCGTGCTCGCCTACCAGCACGAGAATCGGCGCATCGAGTTCTGCGACGTCGCGGCTTATGTCGATGGTGCTCGCGTCGCGCGCATAGCCCGTGAGTGCATCAGCGCGGATATGCGACCATGTCGCATCGACGAGCGCACGCACGAAGCCCTTCGTGTACCGGTGCGCCGTGCCCGTGTCGACGAGTGCTTCACGCATTTCGCGTGAATGGCCAAGCGCGTCGAGTTTGCGCAGCCTCTCCGGATCGGCGCTTGTGCCTCGTGCATTCATACCCGCGATCGACACGATGGCATCGACATGATCCGGCGACGCGACTGCAAGCATTTGCGCAACCAGCGCGCCGCTCGAGTGGCCCGCGACGGCAAAGCGCGTCCAGCCAAGACGAGCGGCCAGCGCCTGCGCATCCACAACCACGTTCCGCAACGTGTAGCCAGGCGGCGCGTGCAGCGCATCGCCATAACCGCGATAGTCGAAAGTCGCGTATTCGAAGGCGTCGAGGTCCGCATACGCAAGCATCGAATCGAAAGTGTCACGGTCGCCGAGCAACCCATGAAAAAGCAGTACCTTGCGCGGCCCGTGGCCGGTCAGCTTGAATGCGTGCATGGACGGGCTCACTCGAAGGGCATGTACACCTGCAACCAGAAGCGGTTTCCTTCTGGACGATTGCGCACCAGCGTCTCGCGCTGATATTTGAATGCGACCGCGATCTTGCGCGTCATGTAGCCGATGAACGGCCCAACGCCGAGTACCTGTCCGCGATTGCCATTGCCGTTGACGACCTGGCCATGCTGCATGTCGTCCGTCATTTGCCGGTAGTAATAGCCGCTCACGCCGATCTGCCACGCTTGTGTCAGCTTGAATGCGGCGTTGTAGTCGACGATGAATTCCTGGCCCGATCGATAGTCGGTTGCGTTGTTGATCGTGTTGAATTCATACAATGCGCGCGCGCTGAGTTCGACTCTTTGCGTGGGGAACCAGGTGAGCGCATAGGTCGGCTCGATCGAGTAGTAGTGGCGGCCCGGATTCGCGAGGCGGTTGACATCGTAGCTGCCCGTAGGGAGAAAGAACTCGAGGCCCGCGACCTGATGCAGGTCGCCGTTGTGCCAGCCGAGCATGACGGGTGCGAACACAATATCGGACAGGCCGGCCGCATGACTGCTCTTGTACACGTCGCCATGAGGCGTATGGGCGTCGAAATGAATGTCGATATTGCAGAAAGGAATGTTGGCGCGCGTCTCGATCGTCGCGCCCAGCAGCGATAGTCCCCGCCACACATGCGCGACACGCACGGCGGCCGCCTGCGCATGCAGCGAGAAATTCGACACGTTGCCAACGGCATTCCCCGAGTTGTCCTTCAACGAAGTGGACTCGTAGGCCGCGAGATACAGATAGCCGTAAGTGCCGGGCGGAGGCTGCACGCCGGGCGTGATGGTGTTGACGCCGATCGGATAGTTGGTGCCGCCGTTTTCCGTTGCGTTGGCGCCGCCCGACAGCAGCGCACATTGAATGACAGCGGCGGCGATAAAACGTCCACGACAACTGCAATGGAACATGGCGTTCCCCTTGTGTTCGAACCCAGTCAGATCGTCAACGTCGCATCAGCGATGCATGCAGCCGCCGCGGGCAATACGAGGCCCAAGGCGCGCTGAGGCGCCTTGAAAACCTGCTGTTCGCGGTTCAGGCGAGCTTGCCGGGCAACGGTGGTGCGTCCGCGTTACGCGGTGGATG
The Paraburkholderia terrae genome window above contains:
- a CDS encoding maleylacetate reductase, which translates into the protein MRADSFVYAPLSGRVVFGAGSLDKLADELRTLRVNHALLVCTPEQRGLADAVVDQLGGRCAGVFPKAVMHVPIEIAREARECSQFIGADCVVAVGGGSAIGLAKAIALESGLPVIAVPTTYAGSEMTPIYGITERGEKKTGRDLRVLPRVVIYDPLLTLTLPTRLSATSGINAIAHCVEALYADDANPITSLMAREGIRALGEGLPRIVEESIDLEARHACLYGAWLAGSVLATTSVGLHHKLCHTLGGILNLPHAETHTVVLPHAVAYNAAAAPAAMDRIAKALNADDAAQGLFDLAQRLGAPTSLKSLGVTHADLDRVAAASLLSAYPNPRPLEPDAIRRLLDDAYEGRRPDALDVDRQADRAEASNPMMK
- a CDS encoding alpha/beta fold hydrolase, which gives rise to MHAFKLTGHGPRKVLLFHGLLGDRDTFDSMLAYADLDAFEYATFDYRGYGDALHAPPGYTLRNVVVDAQALAARLGWTRFAVAGHSSGALVAQMLAVASPDHVDAIVSIAGMNARGTSADPERLRKLDALGHSREMREALVDTGTAHRYTKGFVRALVDATWSHIRADALTGYARDASTIDISRDVAELDAPILVLVGEHDPTQSEHVARQSTLQWYRRAQLDVMAGTGHYPHVETPAATLSLMERFLLAHGAASTQR
- a CDS encoding SphA family protein; the encoded protein is MFHCSCRGRFIAAAVIQCALLSGGANATENGGTNYPIGVNTITPGVQPPPGTYGYLYLAAYESTSLKDNSGNAVGNVSNFSLHAQAAAVRVAHVWRGLSLLGATIETRANIPFCNIDIHFDAHTPHGDVYKSSHAAGLSDIVFAPVMLGWHNGDLHQVAGLEFFLPTGSYDVNRLANPGRHYYSIEPTYALTWFPTQRVELSARALYEFNTINNATDYRSGQEFIVDYNAAFKLTQAWQIGVSGYYYRQMTDDMQHGQVVNGNGNRGQVLGVGPFIGYMTRKIAVAFKYQRETLVRNRPEGNRFWLQVYMPFE